The Astyanax mexicanus isolate ESR-SI-001 chromosome 6, AstMex3_surface, whole genome shotgun sequence region GTGGTGCAGTCAGAGGTGAAGACCACCACACTACGCCATAAGAAAGCCCTGGAGGAGCGCGAGTGTGAGCTGCTTTGGAAGGTAAATGGGCACTGGGCTTTACTGCTCTGTGAAAGAGGCCTGGTCATATAACCATTAGCATTGACAACAGGGGCTTTATTCACTTAACTGAAATATTTTCTTACCACTAAGGCTACTCTGATGGGTGGGTAGAAACATGCTTCACTCAGACACAAGCAATTCTTTGTGATGTTGAGGGTTAAACAGCTATGTATAAAGTTTCAGTGCATTCTTTGTTTTCGAAGAGGAGTCTTTGCAAACCGTGCTCTTCTCTTAACACCGTGGTTGGTCTCAGGCGCCATTAAAACAAGCAGCTATGTAAAACTGTATTGACGAGAGTTCTTACTATTGACATACTTGATGTAGTAGTATTATTTGTGTATAAGTCAAACTTTTTAATGGACTAAATCAACTCActctttaaacaaaaataacctcatgtatatgtgtgatttaaatgtggaAAAAGAGTAATTGTCATCCCTGGTCCTGAAGTACATGCTTGATCTAACTAATCAGCTTAACAAGccttaaagaaaacatttaagTGAGTTTGACAGTGTGTACCCCAGGACCGATTGCCTCTATTTTAATCTTGCAAACATGTGATctaagaaatcttttttttttatttccctgtGCAGTTGGAGAAGATACGTCAAGTAAAGGCCAAGTCACTGTACCTCCAGGTTGAGAAGCTCCACCAAAATCTCACAAAGCTGGACAGCACTATCACCACAGTGACCAAGGTGCTGGAGGAGGGCCGCAGCATAGACATCCTGCTAGCCCGCGAACACATGCTGAACCAGTTGCAGGAGCTCAAAGCACTGCGCTGCATTCTGCAGCCACAGGAGGACGATCGAATTATGTTCACACCTCCAGATCAGGCGCTTCTGATTGCAATCAAGTCCATGGGCCTCATCAGCAGTGGAGCTTTTGCATCTGCCACCAAAGCTCATGGGGAAGGTCTAAAGAGAGCTCTACAGGGAAAGCTTGCCTCATTTACAGTGGTGGGCTACGACCACGACGGAGAGCCGCGGTTGTCTGGTGGTGATGGCGTGTCTGTGGTCCTGATGAGTCCAGATGGAATCCTGTCGAGTGCCGATGTGTCTGACCACCAAGATGGCACCTACACAATCAGCTACCTCCCCAAGAGTGAGGGTGAGCATCTGCTCTCTGTGCTGATCTGCAACCAGCACATTGAGGGAAGCCCCTTCAAAGTCATGGTCAAATCTGGACGCAGCTACGGAGGCATTGGTCTCCCTATTGCGTCTTTTGGTGGAGAGGGAGACAGCGAGGGCCAGCTGTGTCGACCTTGGGGCATCTGCGTTGATAAGGAAGGCTATGTGATCGTTGCTGACCGAAGCAACAATCGAATACAGATCTTCAAGCCATGTGGCACCTTTCACCACAAATTTGGCACTTTGGGCTCACGGCCTGGCCAGTTTGACCGGCCCGCTGGGGTTGCCTGCGACAGCCAGAGGAGAATCATTGTGGCTGATAAGGACAATCACCGCATCCAGATCTTCACCTTTGATGGCCAGTTCCTTCTCAAATTTGGTGAAAAGGGAACCAAAAACGGGCAGTTCAACTACCCCTGGGATGTGGCCGTTAATTCAGAGGGGAAGATTCTGGTCTCAGACACGCGCAACCACCGAGTGCAGCTGTTTGGGCCTGATGGAGTGTTCCTCAACAAGTACGGTTTCGAAGGCGCCCTCTGGAAGCATTTCGACTCACCTCGAGGAGTTGCCTTCAACCAAGAGGGCCACCTTGTTGTGACTGACTTCAACAATCATCGCCTGCTCGTCATAAGGCCTGACTGCCAGTCGGCCCGCTTTCTTGGCTCCGAGGGAACAGGAAATGGGCAGTTCTTGCGTCCGCAAGGTGTAGCCGTAGACCAGGAGGATCGCATTATTGTGGCTGATTCGCGCAACCATCGAATTCAGGTGTTTGAACCCAACGGCAACTTCTTATGCAAGTTCGGGACTCAGGGTAGCGGCTTCGGGCAGATGGATCGCCCATCGGGTATAGCCGTTACCCCTGACGGAATGATTGTAGCCGTTGACTTTGGAAACAACCGAATCCTCATGTTCTGAGCTACTTGCGCGAGGTTTGGAATGCATGGTAGCTGAGGaggtttaaaaagaaagaaagaaagaaagaagatatAGGTACACACTAATCAGGAGCAAACATGGCTGAATTTTGGAAACATGGCAGTACAGAGCCTTTTACACATCTATATCTATTTATCATGATTGTAGTATAATTTGCGCTGCTGGCAAACGTGTCCCTGTCGTACACAAGCCATTTGTCCGAGTAGGAATAGAGCAAAAAGACTGTGGTTGCTACTAGTTTAGGCTATTTTGCTCTTGATCTGTGTCTTGAAATCTTtcttatttgtttgattttgttctCAGGGAATTTCTAgcattcttgaaataattttctGTCTCTGCATTATACCTACCTCATCTAGCCTATGTATGAATGTACTCTCTTGTGTGTGCAGAGTCTGTGAAGTTTTATAAAGAAGTCTACCTCAGTGCTTTTTTATTTGTAGAGTCAGAGAACATAACATAAGAAATGAAGCAATGTTTGGTTGATATTTGCACAGCTCGCACAAATTTCTCCTGATTGTTACTGTGCACAGAACACAGGTTGGACCCCTGAATGTTAGAGTACAGTGATCCAAAAGACTAGGGCTGCATGTTTTGGCAGAAACGTTTGGATAATGTTTTGATAAATCTACTGTTGTTGTTTCTTTTTGGTTTCTTaatttcattttatgtttttaaattggTTTTCATTTGCATCATACCTCATGTTTAACTTCTTACCTCACAACTTTAAATGTACCTTAGTGTACAAATGCCTCATTTTGCATACCTCACTTTCTGTTGATTTCCATTTAAAACCAATTATGCAAGTCTATGGAAACAACAACCATCTACCAAAATGTATGATGGCCTACAGTATGAATAATAGGCTCTTACTGAACTACTTGGTAGGTTTTTCAGTATATAACAGAGCCCAGAGTTTAACTGCTTGCTCTCACTTCCAGAGAATTCTATGAAGATTTGAAgaattgtttttgtttagttgatttgtgagttgttgttttttttttttttcttcttttggacTTATGATGAATCATCccttgtttttgttcatttttttgtttattttacctgTATGTTCTTCATCTAATGCAACATTAGGATGAAGTGaagtttatcaaaaaaaaaagaaaaaaaaaatgatttttttggcACATTGCTGATTTGCTGTAGATGGCAAACATGGATGTAATCCAAATCTTGTAGGACTACATAGTTTATTTTGATGAAAGTCCTTTCCGAATGTATTTATTGGCCAAATCCTGAAAGAAAGAGTTATGACCTAAATCTTCTGGGAGACCATTCGCTCTGTTGATGGAACACAGTTAAAAACATCTCAAATCATTTGAGCGTGGTCTAAAATTAGAGAATTTTTTGCTATATTTGTGGGGATCCACTTTAATGAATGAGGTTGCCTGCTTCTCTCCTCACTGTCTATAAAAAGAGAGTAtttaaaagcaacaaaaaaagacCAGCACTGACATCCATCAGAATAGTCTGGTTGCTGGTTGCAGTCAGTGTAGGGATAGGGAATTTTAAAGTCCATTTGCAACTAAAGGTTTCCAGTGAATTGTGGCAAAGTTTCACTGAAAGGCAGTAagtaatatatagatatattgacCACATTCCCCTTACAGGGCCTAAATCCCAAAGTCTGCCTGTCGGGTATTGCTGTTGGTCGGCTCCTTTCTCTTCTGGACGGTCATTTCCTGTCTGTTAAGCTGCTTTTGCAGTGGCGGAGGTGAGATTTACGAGGGCTTTTTCTTGCTGATGGTGTGTCACTAGGTTTCTGCTCTTAGGTCTGGTACATAACTTAAGAGTCTGTCTTTCTAACACAGAAggttaaaaaaaggaagaaaaaaagacgAGCACATTTGTGAGGCTAGTCGTATCTGGCTCCAATTTAGCATTAAAACTAGGCTGTATTTGTTTTATGCATACCATATTACCCTTCAAACCAGAAGAATATTCAGATTCTTGGCAGCTTTTTTTCCATGGCTAATGTCGTCACGGTGTTATACTGACAGTATTTCTACTAGAGAGACTGCTGCTTTTTGCACCCGTTTGCTTGAGATTCTTTTAAATGCATCAGAATTCTGTCTTGCCAAACGGTGACCATTGGAAATGGGCATGTGCCAAAACAGGAATGTACGTGGACGTTGGTTCTGAAGCTGGTCTTTAGATTGGAACACTTGACCCTTTTTTCTATCAATTTCTATTCCATATATGACTTTACCTTTACACTGCAGTACCTTAATATGTACTGCAAATAAAGTTTAACATCCGTTTTGCTGTTAATCAGGAAAATTACCTGTTGAGAGGAATAGAGCAAAATAATGGAGGCATTGAACAGCAATGAGATAAATTACAGTGAATTTTGCTACTTTGAAATCTACGTATAGATTCAGTATTAATGTCCATCATTTAATATGTTTGCGCTCTGTCCCCAGAGATCCAAAGAAATCTCTTTAAGAGGAAAAATTGATTATTTTTGCATGCTTTAAAAGCCCTTGTAGACAAGTGTGTAAAAAGAGGCGATTGAGGGGAAACAATGACACTTATCTATATATACCAAAAATGTTCCTACGTTGGACTGTGTGTTGGATGGCTTTGACTACAAGATTGTATTACTCTTTGATAGATAGCTTTACAGAGCAAGGTACTTGTTTGCGTGTGACTCTGAGAGAAAGGTTTCAATTCATGCCTTAACACTGCTGCAGTATATGTCAActctgtttagtttagtttagtttttcacTCTTTTGGAATTGAATCAGAGCCCAGAGGAACTGGAAACTGCCAAAGAACTTTCTCTGTTTTTTGGATACACAACCTATGGCTAAAGTTATTATGGGATATGGATAAATCATGAGACTCCTCTCATGAAAAAATCATATGTCTTGTTTACTCTTAAAAAAGCATAGTGTtggtaacaaattacatttaatctAGGAATTTAGGATCTTGGATTTAGGATCTAGGTGGAGCTAAGGAGCCATATTGTTTAAGCCCCTCCCCTTCTGAGCAGTAACTCTAACCAGAGTTGAGCTCATCAGTATATACTGTGCTTGGTGGTGGCTATAAGGAAAGGTGTGTAACGCTAGATTTAAGGGTGTTTTGTGGGCTAGTTCCCTTTGGCAGGACATTGGTGCCAGTACAACAGCGAAATAGGTACAACTGTCTACATTAAGTCATTGTTATTAATCAGACTCAAACTGTGCCCTTCAGAATGTCTAATCGccacatattaaatattattaatattattattattatttcttgatCGGACCTTTGGTCAGCATCTGTACGGGTTATGGTGTACGGGTTATGGTGTATTCCAGCTTTTGACTTGTTTCCTTACCTGGATAAAAAAGCAGAAGGAAAATGTAAACAGTTCAGAAGTGCATGGTCTTTTTATGATTGTATTatctacaaagaaaaaaaacacaaaaaaactcaggTAGCTTTCTAGAGATTTGATTCAAATTCAATTTGTTTCTTACAATTGGGATAGTAAATCCTTTGTTAGTACTTCATAAAAGTTAGTATCTattttgtgtgtgcatttattgtattgatctataaaaaaaagaaaataatttgctGTTGTTGAATTTCAGAGGATCCTTTACAACCAAATTTGCAATTTTTTGTTAACTTTTAAACAGGGAGGTGAGCAAAAtcagatttagaaaaaaaaaaaaaacttgttcaaCAATTCAGATAGCACTAAACCAACTGCGCTGAGATATTTTTGATACCCAAATGAAACACAATCTCATTGGTTACTGCATAGATGGGAAATGTATTCCATATACTGAAAATCGAAATTAACCAAAGAAGCAAACTGGCTGCCTAAAGACATGATTTTGCCTTGGGCTGCTTCAGAAATGCCTTATCATGTTGGTTTTTCTGATCGCAGTAGTCCACATCTTTTGTATATTTAGGAATCCAAATTATATTACAGAATATTAAATCCCCATTTCTTTCATTACAGGTTTGTTTGATCATTGTCTGATCCTGAGCTTGGCTGTGAGACAAGCTAAGCTATAAGGTATAGATAGGTGGTTGCCTAAGATCCGACCTGGGATCAGTTTtgccttttaaaatgtaatggTTAAGGTAGTGGGGAAAGTAGTAAATGCAGATTCCCGGTCTGTTGTCTTGTtgtcttgggggggggggggggggggggggggtggatgtgGTAGAGTTTGGTGCCCTCAAAGAGGTCCACATTTGGGTTTTCTCATTCCGTACTCCTCTCTCCTTACTCTTGCTTTCTAAGCAGCACTCACCATCCCTGAACCTTTCaatcacaacaacaacaaaaaaatactcaTGGATTTCTGTCTGGTTCAGACGGAGAAGACTGTATGAAATATTTGGTGGTCTACAGTCTTGTGCTCTTGTCTTTGTGGACTTTAAACATTTTTCCTATGCAGTTTTTGATTTTATGTTTGGTTGTTTATACTTAAATAAACTTGTATCTCTTGGGATCCTGAATTTGTGCTTTGTGTCTGTTTCCTTCCTATTCATGTTCTATTAATTGTACTCATTATATTGTTTGTTAAtgtccttgttttttttccaatattgataaaatttacttttaaaaaatatatatatatacagtgccctccataattattggcacccctggttaagatgtgttctttagcttctcataaattgagttttgttcaaaataatataggaccacgatgggaaaaaaaagtaaagtccaacctttaactcaagtaaattttaagggggaaataaaatccctgactaagaaataattattcttcataaaatcacctgttccacaattattggcacccctaacaattcttaggaaataaatgtaataaaagtatttctgtcacttctacagtagtttacgaagttgatcagagtatgtaggaacatttaattagtaattcacaacttcctgtttccctggggtataaatatgacgtgacacagaggccatttatcttcaacatgggaaagacaaaggaacataccattcaagtgaggcagatgtgtgttgaccttcacaagtcaggcaatggctacaagaaaatcgctactcgcctacacctgtccatatctactgtcagaggaattattaagaagtttaaaacaactggaacagtggtaaacaagcctggacgaggacgcaagtttattttgccaccacgcacagtgaggaggatgataagagaaataaaaagttctccaaagctcactgttacagaattgcaacaaatggtagcttcttggggtcacaaagtctccaaaacaaccatcaggcgctatctacatgccaacaagctgtttgggaggcatgcacggaagaaaccatttctcaatcacaatcataaacgcaaacatttggagtttgctaagtggtactatgacttcaactgggaccgtgtgctttggtcagatgaaacaaagatagagctttttggcaacaaatgctctaagtgggtctggcgtaacacaagagctgagtatgcagaaaagcacctcatgcccactgtgaaatacggcgggggatcagtgatgctgtgggcctgtttctcttctaaaggccctgggaaccttgttagggtgcatggcatcatgaatgctctaaaataccaggacattttaaaacaaaatctggtggcttctgcccgaaagctgaagatgggtcgtcactgggtctttcagcaagataatgaccctaaacatgtggccaaatctacacagaaatggttcaccgcacacagaatcaagctcctcccatggccatctcagtccccagacctcaaccccattgaaaacctgtggggtgagctgaagaggagagtgcagaggagaggacccaggtcgttggatgatttagagagaatgtgcaaagaggaatggtcaaagatccctctttctgtattctcccatcttgtgaaacattacaggagaagattaggtgctgttttgttggcaaaagggggttgtacaaagtattaacatcaggggtgctaataattgtggcacacatgatttgatgttaaataattatttcttaatgtgggatttttttcctactgaataaattcacttgagttaaaggttgtattttactcttttttccatcgtggtcctatattattttgaacaaaactcaatttatgagaagctaaaaacacatcttaaccaggggtgccaataattattgagggcactgtatatattaaatTTTAACATTTACAAAAGTGAACATGGCCACCTAGGCAGCACAACAAACTAGTGTGTCTACATACCAAAGGGCCAGGGGTCAAGGCAGGGCCCTGCCCAACCTTAAAGGTCAACACAGCAGAGCTCACAACCACGGGATAACTAGAATGGCTATGCAAATTGGCTCCTAAAATAACTGGTTTGAGCCAGGTTTGTGCAGGCAAACAGCTGAAAGGCACAggttgtattatttttgttttttaatgtatctatttttttgtaaatctaAAAAGTGATGGAATAATGTCTGCagtttttcttttacaattaGTTTTATCAAATGTCCCagtatttctgtttttatattaCATGACATATTTTACAACACACTTCTTGCTCTATTGGaactcaaacacattttaatgcatttcaaTGATCTCTAATGTTAAAGTATAAACAGAAATTTATCTGAGGTTCCTTTTTATGTCTTTTAAAAAGATTCTGCCTCTCGCTTTCTCCAGGAGATCATTGACAGGGCATGTCAGAGAGAGATCTGCGTAACAATGCAGAGAGATGGGGGAGGGGGGAGTTTTAGCATGAGAAAAGCTGCAAACATGGGAAAAGGGTCTGGCCACCCTTgagatagagagacaaagaggGGAAGGGGAGGGACCACACATGAAAGAAAGAGGTGGACTGGCCAGAGTACAGGTCAGAGTGCATTCCACAGTGGGCAGTGATTTGTTGAGGTTGTAGCCACAACAAAATGCACACTGGAGTCCAAAACCTGAGACTCATCTGAAAAATGTAGTGATTGAATGAGTGTAGCATCTCAGCAGCACATATAAAATTACATAGTTTATTAGTATGTAATAAAGGTTGGGGTGATGCATTGTTGAATAGATGGCTCTTAACTGGCAATAACAGAGCATTTACAGGCCCTAAAGAAAAAGCACTAAACCCATTTTAATAACTGTTCATCGGCTActgaatacattcatttttacacttttaatttgAGCCCTCAAGAAATTAATTAACCCTGCACCTCTACGAGAACTAATTAAAAGTGTAATTTGTTGTGAACCACTGGAAGCTATTGAAATAATGAGCTTTAGTACAAGCCAGGTCTATGAGGTGATTTGCAAATATATACGTTTCATTGTAGAATCAGGGgcacaaaaaataatattgttttgCATAATAATGATAATTCTAGACATTTTTCACTATTATTAATGCTTGGTgtaaatttggcacaatttattaCTGACTCTTCATCTTCTTATGTATACACTCCCAAGTTGAATTtaacattaaatcattaaaataatgaatCTGAATATGCTGTGTTCAActctctattttctgtaatttatatagagagagggagaaaatgctccaagcAAGCAAACTCATCAAGTGATCGGGACCATAGAAACCCaatacaggtgtaaaaacgccatttatactcagcaaattaagttccaATTCTGAATCCTTTACTACCAAGCAgatatgtttacaataaagtaaaaaaaaaatactttatccAATTGATCATGCATTCTTTCTTCCAGTGCcccacattggctttatctcccttcaaacatacaagtatacactattattttaattgacaccactaatatacatatcacattttacatttcttacattcattctttaatttacattaaaGTGTCCAGTGCATCAAGTGTGATTAAATAGCAGTTAATCAaagaatattttttgtaattaatctgattacaatttttaattgattgacaccactacttaAAATGTACGTTCAGCGTATCGTCCAATGAGAAGGAAAGAGTTCATCAGTTAGCTCACCTGATGAGAATGGGACTTTTGAGGTAACTTGTGGAAAGCATATGGAAGACAGTGATATATGTTTTGGATGAAatcaaaatctaaaatatttgttGCTTTTGTGATAgagtaattcattcattttatttaaataaacagtaacatgaaaacaCAAATTCAGTTTTTAGATGTGCCATGTTGCAACTGATTGTCTTTTGGGCACTTATTAAATATACTCTAAATAATATAAGTGACAAAATATGAATAATAGAAAACTAGAAAAAGGCAATTTCATACTTAACCAATAAACCAGAGCATTTTCCATCAAAAAGACCACCACAAATTAgtgtaaataaaatttatttaggATTTCATAGACCCCAGATGACGTCAATATACAGTTTTAACAGATGATGAGTTCTCAGGAAGCAACTTCTCTCCAATGAAAAGAGAGGAGTCCTGTCTACCTTCACGTTTCTTGGCCGAGCTGCTCCAGCTGCTCATAAATAGTACGAGTGTTAAAACAGTGTATGAcactggggtgtgtgtgtgtaaatcattTGCGCTGTACTTGTGTGAAGGAAGAGGGCATCTGTATGGGCTGAATGGGCTGCGCGGGCTGGAAGGGCGGAGGCTTTTTGCGCAGGTCTGGAGAGGACGAGGGCTTGACTGACGGGAGTAACTGGTTCCGTTTGATGATCTGGAGAGCCAGCTGTGTGTTACCTGTGAGAGACAAGCAGATCAATCAACCTGATTCACTAAAAGATATGGATTATCTGTTggagatgatggatggatggatgtaaaatgcacttatacaacaaaaaaaaaaactaaaaaaattgaaGCTTTGAGTACTTTGGAGTAAGTGTCTACACTTCAGGGAAAGCTTTTGACTAGATTTTAGAGCACTGCTGTTAGAACCTGAGTCcaaacaaacatttggacatatagtgtagctGTAGATGTGGGTTTGGAATGTACCGTTCTGCAGCTCTAGATAGACACCCAGTAGAATGGCTTCTGGGGGGATCTCCTTTGGATTGACCATAGATGCAGCCtacagagggaaagaaagaaacaaaatgttttaaaacaagccAATTCCACCAATTCAGCCTTAACAAGACATAAGCTGGGTTTGATTTGTGACTTGTCAGAGTGTTTTCTGACCCGTTTTTTGTTTTCCTGTACGGAAAATTGGCTGAGTGGTTGTTCAATATCCCTCCTTCCTGTAAAACGTacccgttttttttgtttgtttttttttatttaatgaaaaatgaaaaacactCAACCCTTCGAGCAGTCAGCACTTCAGACTGAAGCATCTGTTTGCATGCTGTATGCATCATCTTGATTAAATCACTTATTTTCAGATATTCTTATGccattaatgctttttttttttttttttaagtacaaagCCTGGAAACATGCAGCGTATTTACAGCATGAAAAGTAATCATACACATCATATACTATCATGCCAAATGTAAATTGATCTCACAGTGTTATGTCATAGATGCTCACATCTGTGTAATTTTTGAGCTGTTATCGTGTTTTCGGAGTCTGAGGCTGACCCCTGGTCAGTGTGGTCATGGCAAGGCAAGGTGAATTATCTGAGTTTGAGTGAGGACTGGCTGAGGGTGTCAGATGGAtggaaagttattttttttattattcgaaGTTATGAGGGCATTGCACAGCATAACTTTACACAAATACAATACCTCCCCTAAAGCCTGAATCCCACAAtaatgagaagaaaaaagaaatgtatatCTGTACCTGATGGAGACACTTGCGTGCTTTCTCATATTCACTCCGGAGACAGTAAGCACTGCCGAGGTTAAAAAGCATCATGGCCCTCGCTGAGCTGACAGTACTGGGGTAACAAAGAGGTGTCTGCTTCCCTGCTACAcatgcacagaaacacacacaaaaacacactcaaaAAAGAGCTTAAAACCGCTGCACTCCTGCATGCTCATTAATGAACAAACCACTCTTCAGTTGCTGTAGAGTTAAAAGGGcttttaatattttgttatttcactAACAGAAATCAAAACACAAGAATGTTTGCTGGGAATACTCACAAGATTCCACTGGCTCCAGATCCCCTTTATCCGAACCTGCAGGTTcagaaattaatttaataaaaagaagagaaaaaaaaaaaataagatattcaAGCTAATTTGCC contains the following coding sequences:
- the trim71 gene encoding E3 ubiquitin-protein ligase TRIM71, with amino-acid sequence MASFPDSDLQTCPLCKELCGSSAPISSSSSTSSSSSQTSNSSTSSTRRLHVLPCLHAFCRQCLEGLRSNGDPLKLRCPTCDQKVSMSESGVDALPSSTFLFSDLLDVVVSSEDPGKGSNCRVGGNPHGGLLRAQHLGDPQCSSCDEGNPATSHCLDCQEYLCDNCVRAHQRVRLTKDHLIERLMESLHLAGRTNSSSAQLSLSQSFHSFSLLPVFQDRVDYCQQHDNAVLRFFCESCSMPICRECSVGRHVGHSVSYLQDALHDSRALTIQLLADAQQGRQAVQLSIEKAQAIAEQVEMKAKVVQSEVKTTTLRHKKALEERECELLWKLEKIRQVKAKSLYLQVEKLHQNLTKLDSTITTVTKVLEEGRSIDILLAREHMLNQLQELKALRCILQPQEDDRIMFTPPDQALLIAIKSMGLISSGAFASATKAHGEGLKRALQGKLASFTVVGYDHDGEPRLSGGDGVSVVLMSPDGILSSADVSDHQDGTYTISYLPKSEGEHLLSVLICNQHIEGSPFKVMVKSGRSYGGIGLPIASFGGEGDSEGQLCRPWGICVDKEGYVIVADRSNNRIQIFKPCGTFHHKFGTLGSRPGQFDRPAGVACDSQRRIIVADKDNHRIQIFTFDGQFLLKFGEKGTKNGQFNYPWDVAVNSEGKILVSDTRNHRVQLFGPDGVFLNKYGFEGALWKHFDSPRGVAFNQEGHLVVTDFNNHRLLVIRPDCQSARFLGSEGTGNGQFLRPQGVAVDQEDRIIVADSRNHRIQVFEPNGNFLCKFGTQGSGFGQMDRPSGIAVTPDGMIVAVDFGNNRILMF